The following coding sequences are from one Ruminococcus flavefaciens AE3010 window:
- a CDS encoding MORN repeat-containing protein, which yields MGMMDFLKVSKGIANNIHFVSKSLGEGTYSGHVDSSRKPNGHGVFVNSLDIEYEGEWAKGRLCGFGKKYAKGYYDFVRGGDDDEASKSLVYAGNFWNDKFHGKGKEYSQTGKIIYDGDWLEGWKCGEGIEYYENGREKFRGTWNRSRYHGKGVFLCKNGSIIEGEWIDGRLEGEATLTDRDNCVYKRTYKEGDMISEKLISGTPKPSPDATRTLKFDTGIYKGEVDFTGKMHGKGVFTYTNGNKYEGHFKEGVKDGSGVFTWANGDVYDGEFENDLRNGYGVYTSQNGNKYDGEWKDNLKNGHGIFYYSSGDRFEGEFLGSLKNGHGVFYSKSGDVFEGEWLNDMRCGTGIVTLADGRRVRQKWDNEKLISEELI from the coding sequence ATGGGAATGATGGATTTTCTAAAAGTCAGCAAAGGTATCGCAAACAATATCCACTTCGTCAGCAAAAGTCTCGGCGAGGGCACTTACTCGGGGCATGTGGATTCGTCAAGGAAGCCCAACGGCCATGGAGTGTTCGTCAACAGCCTTGATATAGAATATGAGGGCGAATGGGCTAAGGGCAGGCTCTGCGGCTTCGGCAAGAAATACGCCAAGGGCTACTATGATTTCGTCCGCGGCGGCGACGATGACGAGGCAAGCAAATCCCTTGTTTATGCGGGAAATTTCTGGAATGACAAGTTTCACGGCAAGGGCAAGGAATACAGTCAGACAGGCAAGATAATCTACGACGGCGACTGGCTTGAGGGCTGGAAGTGCGGCGAAGGCATAGAATACTACGAAAACGGCAGGGAAAAGTTCAGAGGTACATGGAACAGAAGCAGATACCACGGAAAAGGAGTCTTTCTCTGCAAGAACGGCAGTATAATCGAGGGTGAATGGATAGACGGCAGACTTGAGGGAGAAGCTACCCTCACCGACCGCGACAACTGCGTATACAAGCGCACCTACAAGGAGGGCGACATGATAAGCGAAAAGCTTATCAGCGGAACTCCCAAGCCATCTCCCGACGCCACAAGAACACTGAAATTCGATACGGGCATTTACAAGGGCGAGGTAGACTTTACGGGCAAAATGCACGGCAAGGGCGTATTCACCTACACCAACGGCAATAAGTACGAGGGTCACTTCAAGGAGGGCGTCAAGGACGGCAGCGGTGTTTTCACATGGGCTAACGGCGACGTTTACGACGGTGAATTTGAAAACGACCTGCGCAACGGCTACGGTGTGTACACCAGCCAGAACGGCAACAAGTACGACGGCGAGTGGAAGGACAACCTGAAAAACGGCCACGGCATTTTCTATTACAGCAGCGGCGACCGCTTCGAGGGAGAATTCCTCGGCAGCTTAAAGAACGGTCACGGCGTGTTCTACTCCAAAAGCGGCGACGTTTTCGAGGGCGAATGGCTGAACGATATGCGCTGCGGAACCGGCATTGTCACTCTTGCCGACGGACGCAGGGTGCGTCAGAAATGGGATAACGAAAAGCTCATAAGCGAGGAGCTTATCTGA
- a CDS encoding ABC transporter ATP-binding protein, which translates to MSEAEKKFLEVHGLKKSFGSGDTKQDVLRGLDLTVSKGEFCVLLGPSGSGKSTLLNILGGIDSADEGEILINGDKLEDMNEKNLTRYRRKHLGYVFQSYNLIPNLNVKENIESGAYLSDDPLDIDELLKILGLFDHRYKLPNQLSGGQQQRVSIGRAIVKNPDILLCDEPTGALDYTTSKEILQLIEEVNQKYGNTVIMVTHNEAIKRMADHVIKLRDGKIRHDDRNTEKITAAELEW; encoded by the coding sequence ATGAGCGAAGCAGAGAAAAAATTCTTAGAGGTACACGGCCTGAAAAAGAGCTTCGGAAGCGGCGATACAAAGCAGGACGTACTTCGGGGACTGGACCTTACGGTCAGCAAGGGTGAGTTCTGTGTGCTGCTGGGACCGTCGGGCTCGGGCAAATCCACACTTCTGAACATACTCGGCGGCATTGACAGCGCAGACGAGGGAGAGATACTCATAAACGGCGACAAGCTGGAGGACATGAACGAGAAAAATCTCACACGCTACCGCCGCAAGCATCTGGGATATGTGTTCCAGTCCTACAACCTTATACCCAATCTAAATGTCAAGGAGAACATCGAATCAGGGGCATATCTTTCGGATGACCCGCTGGATATTGACGAGCTGCTGAAAATACTCGGCCTGTTTGACCACCGCTATAAGCTGCCGAATCAGCTTTCGGGCGGTCAGCAGCAGCGTGTGTCCATAGGACGCGCCATAGTCAAGAATCCCGATATCCTGCTCTGTGACGAGCCGACGGGAGCACTTGATTACACCACATCGAAAGAGATATTGCAGCTCATCGAGGAGGTCAATCAGAAGTACGGGAATACAGTCATTATGGTCACCCACAACGAGGCTATCAAGCGCATGGCAGACCATGTGATAAAGCTCCGCGACGGCAAGATACGTCACGACGACCGCAACACTGAGAAGATCACAGCCGCAGAGCTGGAATGGTAA
- a CDS encoding bifunctional diguanylate cyclase/phosphodiesterase, whose amino-acid sequence MNNELELRFYHLYSQLSSLTQTVTQKPATEQIEAILNEIAAMFRLSKGVTRFFRSPADEQLDRGEIMCSYDTGKEGKPVHTVRFVTRLMSITTMTVYMSEDEEPLTDDEMFKVDLTMRTAVAFISRNRLQYIAEELAFFDDMGFRNIRSFFKYMMWGNTPGKFNGKAALNYNLRHFSLINEKFGRKCGDTALTNHYRYIENLIGENGMVARLGGDAFVCICDQRDLPDLLDYLNEAIVVIDDEGRTARLSSYAGVFYIPDGYEIRVPNDIMGKIMHAYQIARANKQGNIVFFSETLMSDKERSSRILNMFPIALSKNEFKVFYQPKVNIVTGEICGAEALCRWFHKGQIMPPIEFIPVLEETSEICKLDFYMLTRVCEHIRKWMDEGRNVVRVSVNLSRRHMTNPELLETIIGIIDKYRIPHEYIEIELTETTTDVEFRDLRRVVEGLQQQKICTSVDDFGMGYSSLNLIRVVPWNVLKVDKIFLPLDGESTESTRSVMFKYVVAMAKELGLECIVEGVETPAQLELLRSNNCELAQGYLFDKPLPLDEFEKRLDAKKYPI is encoded by the coding sequence ATGAATAATGAGCTTGAGCTTAGATTCTATCATTTGTATTCACAGCTTTCTTCTCTGACACAGACCGTCACCCAGAAACCTGCTACCGAGCAGATAGAAGCAATCCTTAATGAAATAGCAGCAATGTTTCGCCTTTCAAAAGGCGTTACCCGTTTTTTCCGCAGTCCCGCAGATGAACAGCTGGACCGCGGCGAAATCATGTGCAGCTATGACACGGGCAAGGAGGGCAAGCCTGTACATACGGTGCGCTTCGTAACAAGGCTCATGTCCATAACTACTATGACCGTTTATATGTCAGAGGACGAAGAGCCCCTGACAGATGACGAGATGTTCAAGGTAGACCTTACCATGAGGACTGCCGTAGCCTTTATAAGCCGAAACCGTCTCCAGTACATAGCTGAAGAGCTGGCTTTCTTCGATGATATGGGCTTCCGCAATATCCGCAGCTTCTTCAAGTACATGATGTGGGGAAATACTCCCGGCAAATTCAACGGCAAGGCTGCCTTAAACTACAATCTCCGCCACTTCTCCCTCATCAATGAGAAATTCGGCAGAAAATGCGGCGATACAGCCCTTACCAACCACTACAGATATATCGAGAACCTCATAGGCGAGAACGGCATGGTGGCACGTCTCGGCGGAGACGCTTTTGTGTGCATATGCGACCAGCGGGATCTCCCCGATCTTCTGGACTACCTCAATGAAGCCATCGTCGTCATAGACGATGAGGGCAGGACTGCAAGGCTTTCATCATATGCAGGCGTATTCTATATCCCCGACGGATACGAGATAAGAGTTCCCAATGATATTATGGGAAAGATAATGCACGCATATCAGATAGCAAGAGCCAATAAACAGGGAAATATCGTGTTTTTCTCGGAAACGCTCATGTCGGACAAGGAGCGTTCAAGCCGTATCCTCAATATGTTTCCAATAGCTCTCAGCAAAAACGAATTTAAGGTGTTCTACCAGCCCAAGGTCAACATCGTCACAGGAGAGATATGCGGCGCAGAGGCGCTCTGCCGCTGGTTCCACAAGGGTCAGATAATGCCGCCCATCGAGTTTATCCCCGTCCTTGAGGAGACAAGCGAGATATGCAAGCTGGATTTCTATATGCTCACCCGCGTCTGCGAGCATATCCGCAAGTGGATGGACGAGGGCAGGAATGTTGTCCGCGTGTCAGTAAACCTTTCAAGGCGTCATATGACAAATCCCGAGCTTCTTGAAACTATCATCGGCATCATAGACAAGTACCGGATCCCACATGAGTACATAGAGATAGAGCTTACAGAGACCACCACCGACGTTGAGTTCAGAGATCTCCGCCGTGTTGTTGAAGGACTTCAGCAGCAGAAGATATGCACATCTGTTGACGACTTCGGCATGGGCTACTCCTCACTTAACCTCATCAGAGTCGTTCCGTGGAACGTTCTTAAAGTTGACAAGATCTTCCTGCCTCTGGACGGTGAGTCCACAGAGAGCACAAGAAGCGTCATGTTCAAGTATGTTGTGGCAATGGCAAAGGAGCTGGGTCTCGAATGTATCGTGGAGGGCGTTGAAACTCCCGCACAGCTTGAGCTTCTCCGCAGCAACAACTGCGAGCTGGCACAGGGCTATCTCTTCGACAAGCCCCTGCCTCTGGATGAATTTGAAAAAAGACTGGACGCAAAAAAATATCCTATATGA
- a CDS encoding MATE family efflux transporter, with the protein MKNNDFTSGAILPKLLKFMLPVLLAMFLQAMYGAVDLLVVGQFGTTADVSAVSTGSQIIMTLTNILVSFSMGITVAVGQRIGQKRPDEAAQTIGTGLIIFGIIGAALTLICFAGSVHLARIMQAPKSAFYLTSNYIKICGGGFLVITAYNLLGSIFRGLGDSKTPLIAVGIACLFNIIGDLLFVAVFHLGASGAALATVMAQLISVVISFIMIRRAKLPFEFHRSNMKLKKNYAAIILRIGTPIGLQDFLVGLSFLIIMAIVNRLGVTASAGVGVAEKVCVFIMLVPLAFMQSMTAFVAQNYGAGQLQRAQKALKTGIAVSFAFGVAMFLLTFFRGDLLAGVFSNDADTVKAAWDYLKAYAIDCLNTCFLFCFIGYYNGIEKTKFVMLQGICGAFLVRIPVAFLMQKIGGGSLFLIGMSIPCSTVLQIIMCFAAYYYFNKKYSQDNVQTRNEV; encoded by the coding sequence ATGAAAAACAATGACTTCACAAGCGGTGCCATACTTCCTAAGCTGCTGAAATTCATGCTGCCTGTTCTGCTGGCAATGTTTTTGCAGGCGATGTACGGCGCGGTAGACTTGCTGGTGGTGGGACAGTTCGGCACAACCGCCGATGTTTCGGCAGTATCAACAGGCTCCCAGATAATAATGACTCTCACCAATATACTGGTTAGCTTCTCAATGGGCATAACAGTTGCCGTGGGACAGCGTATCGGTCAGAAGCGTCCCGACGAAGCCGCACAGACCATAGGCACGGGACTTATTATCTTCGGCATTATCGGCGCTGCTCTGACGCTCATATGCTTTGCAGGCTCTGTTCACCTTGCACGGATAATGCAGGCTCCCAAATCAGCCTTTTATCTTACCTCCAACTACATAAAGATATGCGGCGGCGGATTTCTCGTTATCACGGCATATAACCTGCTTGGCAGCATATTCCGCGGACTGGGCGACTCAAAAACTCCCCTCATCGCAGTGGGTATCGCCTGTCTGTTCAATATAATCGGCGACCTTTTATTCGTTGCGGTCTTCCACCTTGGAGCTTCGGGAGCAGCTCTTGCCACAGTCATGGCGCAGCTTATCAGCGTTGTCATATCATTTATTATGATACGCCGCGCAAAGCTGCCCTTTGAGTTCCACAGAAGCAATATGAAGCTGAAAAAGAATTATGCCGCCATTATCCTGCGTATAGGAACTCCAATTGGCTTGCAGGACTTCCTTGTGGGACTGTCCTTCCTTATCATCATGGCTATCGTGAACCGTCTCGGCGTTACTGCTTCCGCAGGCGTGGGAGTTGCTGAAAAGGTATGCGTGTTCATAATGCTGGTACCGCTGGCGTTCATGCAGTCCATGACTGCCTTTGTGGCTCAGAACTACGGCGCAGGACAGCTGCAAAGAGCACAGAAGGCTCTCAAAACAGGCATTGCGGTATCCTTTGCCTTTGGCGTTGCAATGTTCCTGCTGACCTTCTTCCGCGGCGATCTGCTGGCGGGAGTATTCTCAAACGACGCAGACACCGTGAAAGCAGCGTGGGACTACCTTAAAGCCTACGCCATAGACTGTCTGAACACCTGCTTCCTGTTCTGCTTCATCGGCTATTACAACGGCATTGAAAAGACCAAATTCGTCATGCTCCAGGGCATATGCGGAGCCTTCCTCGTAAGGATTCCCGTTGCATTCCTTATGCAGAAAATAGGCGGCGGCTCCCTGTTCCTCATAGGAATGTCCATTCCCTGCTCCACAGTATTGCAGATAATCATGTGCTTTGCCGCTTATTATTACTTCAATAAAAAATACAGTCAGGACAATGTACAGACAAGAAACGAGGTGTGA
- a CDS encoding leucine-rich repeat protein translates to MKKKATRFLASLTAAAAISAVCCTPLANMGVSLPINVMEASAADTLVSGDYQYCTDDKGAVIKKYTGTAAEVKVPAELDGNKVYAISEYAFQKNDSIISVTFPDSLKKIGDSAFNSCKALKSVTFNEGLESMGSYAFSGTALTEVSLPTTLTDTVYPFNGCGITKASFEEGTVRVPNWIFRNCSKLTDVTLPETVTNIGSYAFNGCSSLKEFTFHEGLTTLGNYSFSGTALTEVSLPTTLSDTVYPFNGCGITKASFAEGTEKVPSWIFRNCPKLTDVTLPKTVTNIGSHAFNSCSSLKEFTFHEGLTTLGNYAFSGTALTEVALPTTLNDAVYPFNGCGITKASFAEGAVKVPTWIFKNCNSLTDVTLPKTIKNIGIHAFNDCKSLEKISFSEGLETIGSNAFSGTAITEITLPSTLKTASFAFTGCKLEKVTFTNGITAIPSNALTNCSMLKEVVLPDSLKAINSSAFENCTSLTSIELPSSVEKLEGSCFKNSGITGIVIPDSVKNLSSSIFSNCKNLKTVTLGSGISTIYTSTFSNCTSLEKVTFTSPKLKLLANAFLNCRSLKEVDYSNTDLTFDRLSFSKCYALKDMDLIYLDRPTSTMTITTENTAVSGIVDLTVDFEALSGHYNEDSSFTIALTVPDGVTLIPDSFKTADGPVSAEEAETKKITFSAPKGKLTFSAMATESGTFDIDADLIFKNERVERVEPIHSVRFTADVLSLSVPSTTNSTKITVNGTGPKGKAIEVYLDDKLIGSPVADAVTGRYTLPAELPDGADGSKYVLKAKFSDTVTSDFTVLYSKEQPAVNSIKLGINGKDADTDITDVFTMCKSPVMYYIPSKAVTFTADISNSDLVEKVCFTSTKQDKTAMLEAEYNKDTGLWTAKGYFDNSKSYTPGELNVVVVTKSEYEKIQAAKAEVDFTKGYFSRSGNIRFTLAPTGRVYEGAPSNAVSGAEMTLYHMGEDGKAAAWDSKNSDQQNPLYTDDLGAYTWDIPEGNWKILCKAEGYDVMESEWITFPSSETSIDFSLVSSGAPKITDISYNGTDIVLKFSKYMLPDTINLITVSLDSGNDIKIIPVLHETNEDVTDTFYMSGDFNADTDVKVEVRNGCLSYAGTEAEPTSKSVHIDAAATTTTTTSSTTTTTHLTATTTANPATTSTTTQPATTSTTTKPVSTSTTTKPATTSTTTKPATTSTTTKPVSTSTTTNPATTSTTTKPATTSTTTKPVTTSTTTNPATTSTTTKPVTTSTSTTSAVTTSTTTKPVTTSTTTKPVTTSTTTNPATTSTTTKPVTTSTSTTSAVTTTTVTTTAPITTTTQPPEPKKTFGDYNGDGAVNAVDASYILAAYAENSTNHKEATAEQIKLGDINKDGKMNAVDASYILSYYAYWSTKEKISLEEYLGKAL, encoded by the coding sequence ATGAAGAAAAAAGCAACAAGATTTCTGGCTTCACTTACAGCCGCAGCAGCTATAAGCGCTGTGTGCTGCACTCCCCTTGCAAATATGGGAGTAAGTCTTCCAATAAATGTAATGGAAGCAAGTGCTGCCGACACTCTCGTAAGCGGCGATTATCAGTACTGCACAGATGATAAAGGCGCTGTTATCAAGAAATACACAGGAACCGCAGCAGAGGTCAAAGTCCCTGCCGAGCTGGACGGAAACAAGGTATATGCCATCAGTGAGTATGCTTTTCAGAAGAACGACAGCATAATCTCCGTAACATTCCCCGACAGCCTCAAAAAGATCGGAGACAGTGCTTTCAACAGCTGCAAGGCTCTTAAAAGCGTTACCTTCAACGAGGGACTCGAATCAATGGGAAGCTACGCTTTCTCGGGCACAGCCCTTACAGAAGTTAGTCTCCCCACGACCCTCACCGATACAGTTTATCCGTTCAACGGCTGCGGTATCACCAAGGCTTCCTTTGAAGAGGGAACTGTAAGGGTACCGAACTGGATATTCAGAAACTGCTCCAAGCTGACAGATGTAACTCTGCCCGAAACAGTCACAAATATCGGAAGCTATGCTTTCAACGGCTGTTCTTCGCTTAAAGAGTTCACATTCCATGAGGGTCTCACCACTCTCGGAAACTATTCTTTCTCGGGCACAGCCCTTACAGAGGTAAGTCTCCCCACAACTCTCAGCGATACCGTTTACCCTTTCAACGGCTGCGGTATTACAAAGGCTTCTTTCGCGGAGGGCACCGAAAAGGTACCGAGCTGGATATTCAGGAACTGCCCCAAGCTGACAGACGTAACTCTGCCCAAGACAGTCACAAATATAGGAAGCCACGCTTTCAACAGCTGCTCGTCACTTAAAGAGTTCACATTCCATGAGGGTCTCACCACTCTCGGAAACTACGCTTTCTCTGGCACAGCTCTCACAGAAGTAGCTCTCCCTACCACTCTTAATGACGCTGTATACCCCTTCAACGGCTGCGGCATTACAAAGGCTTCTTTTGCGGAGGGCGCCGTAAAAGTACCTACATGGATATTCAAGAACTGCAACAGCCTTACTGATGTAACTCTGCCAAAGACTATAAAGAACATCGGTATCCACGCTTTCAATGACTGTAAGTCACTGGAAAAGATAAGCTTCAGCGAGGGACTTGAAACTATCGGCAGCAACGCCTTTTCGGGTACAGCCATCACCGAGATAACTCTCCCCTCGACTTTGAAGACAGCAAGCTTTGCTTTCACAGGCTGCAAGCTGGAAAAGGTAACATTTACCAACGGAATAACGGCTATCCCGTCCAACGCCCTCACAAACTGCAGCATGCTCAAAGAAGTCGTACTGCCCGACTCATTAAAGGCGATAAACTCATCTGCATTTGAAAACTGCACAAGTCTCACTTCGATCGAGCTGCCATCATCTGTCGAAAAGCTTGAGGGCTCCTGCTTCAAGAACTCGGGTATCACCGGCATTGTTATCCCCGACAGCGTAAAGAACCTCTCATCAAGTATTTTTTCAAACTGCAAAAATCTGAAAACCGTTACTTTAGGTTCTGGAATATCGACTATCTACACAAGTACCTTTTCAAACTGTACTTCACTTGAAAAGGTAACTTTTACCTCTCCCAAGCTCAAACTGCTTGCAAATGCTTTTCTGAACTGCCGCAGTCTCAAAGAGGTGGACTACTCAAATACAGACCTCACCTTTGACAGGCTTTCATTTTCAAAATGCTACGCCCTGAAGGATATGGACCTGATATACCTTGACCGTCCGACATCCACCATGACTATCACAACCGAGAATACTGCTGTAAGCGGTATCGTTGATCTCACAGTGGACTTTGAAGCTCTCTCGGGACACTACAACGAGGACAGCAGCTTTACCATTGCCCTTACGGTCCCCGACGGCGTGACACTTATCCCCGATTCGTTCAAAACAGCGGACGGTCCTGTTTCAGCTGAGGAAGCCGAAACGAAAAAGATCACTTTCTCGGCACCAAAGGGCAAACTCACATTCTCTGCTATGGCGACCGAGTCAGGTACATTTGATATTGACGCAGACCTTATTTTCAAGAACGAAAGGGTCGAAAGAGTTGAGCCGATACACTCAGTAAGATTCACAGCAGATGTGCTCAGTCTTTCCGTTCCGAGTACAACAAACAGCACTAAGATAACCGTAAACGGTACAGGTCCCAAGGGAAAAGCCATTGAGGTATACCTCGATGACAAGCTCATCGGAAGTCCTGTTGCCGACGCTGTAACAGGCAGATACACCTTACCGGCAGAGCTGCCTGACGGAGCAGACGGTTCAAAGTATGTGCTCAAAGCAAAGTTCAGCGATACAGTTACCTCAGACTTCACTGTTTTATACTCAAAGGAGCAGCCTGCCGTAAACAGCATAAAGCTTGGCATCAACGGCAAGGACGCCGATACGGACATTACCGATGTATTCACCATGTGCAAATCTCCTGTAATGTACTATATCCCCAGCAAAGCCGTAACATTCACAGCTGATATAAGCAACAGCGACCTTGTTGAAAAGGTCTGCTTCACAAGCACAAAGCAGGATAAGACCGCAATGCTTGAAGCTGAATACAACAAGGACACAGGCTTATGGACAGCTAAGGGCTATTTCGACAACAGCAAGAGCTATACTCCGGGCGAACTCAACGTTGTTGTGGTGACAAAGTCCGAATATGAGAAAATACAGGCTGCCAAGGCTGAGGTCGACTTTACCAAGGGATACTTCTCACGTTCGGGAAATATCAGATTCACTCTTGCACCCACAGGTCGCGTATATGAGGGAGCTCCGTCTAACGCTGTCAGCGGCGCTGAGATGACTCTTTACCATATGGGTGAGGACGGCAAGGCTGCCGCATGGGACAGCAAGAACTCTGACCAGCAGAATCCGCTCTATACAGATGATCTCGGAGCTTACACATGGGATATCCCCGAGGGCAACTGGAAGATCCTCTGCAAGGCTGAGGGCTATGACGTTATGGAGAGTGAATGGATAACATTCCCCTCCTCGGAAACCAGCATCGACTTCTCGCTCGTCAGCAGCGGAGCTCCAAAGATTACGGATATTTCCTACAACGGAACTGATATAGTCCTCAAGTTCAGCAAGTATATGCTCCCCGATACTATCAACCTGATTACAGTATCCCTCGACTCGGGCAATGACATCAAGATAATACCTGTTCTCCACGAGACAAACGAAGATGTCACCGATACCTTCTATATGAGCGGTGACTTTAATGCAGATACCGACGTCAAAGTCGAAGTCAGAAACGGCTGTTTAAGCTATGCAGGCACTGAAGCCGAGCCCACAAGCAAGTCAGTGCATATAGATGCCGCCGCAACGACTACCACCACCACATCTTCAACTACCACCACTACTCACCTTACTGCCACGACTACTGCAAATCCAGCTACTACATCAACTACTACACAGCCCGCAACTACCTCGACTACCACAAAACCTGTATCTACTTCAACTACCACAAAACCTGCAACTACCTCGACTACCACAAAGCCCGCAACTACCTCGACTACCACAAAACCTGTATCTACTTCAACTACCACAAATCCCGCAACTACCTCGACTACCACAAAGCCCGCAACTACCTCGACTACCACAAAACCTGTTACCACTTCAACTACTACAAATCCTGCAACTACCTCGACTACCACAAAGCCAGTAACTACTTCAACTTCCACGACCTCTGCTGTAACTACTTCAACTACTACAAAGCCCGTAACTACTTCAACTACTACAAAGCCTGTTACCACTTCAACTACTACAAATCCTGCAACTACCTCGACTACCACAAAGCCAGTAACTACTTCAACTTCCACGACCTCTGCTGTAACTACTACAACTGTTACAACGACTGCACCAATAACCACCACAACACAGCCGCCTGAGCCAAAGAAAACATTCGGCGATTACAACGGCGACGGAGCTGTAAATGCTGTTGATGCCTCCTACATACTTGCTGCTTATGCTGAGAACTCCACTAACCACAAGGAAGCAACTGCCGAGCAGATAAAGCTGGGAGACATAAACAAGGACGGCAAAATGAACGCCGTAGACGCTTCGTATATCCTTTCATACTATGCATACTGGTCTACCAAGGAGAAAATAAGCTTAGAGGAATACCTCGGCAAAGCTCTCTGA
- a CDS encoding iron-containing alcohol dehydrogenase family protein translates to MKFYLPTKIYSENNCVQDHGSELAALGSHALIVTGRSSSKANGALDDVITALKQHLTAYTIFDEVEENPSVETVMAARELGVSRNADFVIGIGGGSALDAAKAAALMIKNSDSSWDLMYMLQPESALPVAAVPTTCGTGSEVTGVAVLTRHDLKTKVSMKHKVFPAIALIDGKYLMTAPRKIIVNTAVDALAHLIESGANNIRDTYCDMSIFAGLREWAECRPYIDGNEELDVNAAQKLMNASTLAGISIAQTGTTIPHALSYMLTYEAGIPHGAAVGAFQSRYLKYTDLKRQAAILGALGFRNTEELGEYIAELAPVYVPRELLERSAKAVLSNKAKIAQCPYPIDESVMEDIISL, encoded by the coding sequence ATGAAATTTTATTTGCCAACAAAAATATACAGCGAAAACAACTGCGTACAGGATCACGGTTCCGAGCTTGCGGCTCTCGGCTCTCACGCGCTTATCGTCACAGGAAGAAGCTCCTCAAAGGCTAACGGTGCTCTCGATGACGTTATAACAGCATTGAAACAGCACCTCACCGCATATACGATCTTCGATGAGGTGGAAGAAAATCCCTCCGTGGAAACAGTAATGGCTGCAAGAGAGCTCGGCGTCAGCCGCAATGCGGACTTCGTTATCGGTATTGGCGGCGGTTCTGCACTGGACGCTGCAAAGGCGGCTGCACTGATGATAAAGAACTCTGACTCCTCATGGGATCTGATGTATATGCTCCAACCTGAATCAGCACTTCCTGTTGCCGCTGTTCCCACAACCTGCGGCACAGGCTCGGAGGTAACGGGAGTTGCCGTCCTCACCCGACACGACCTCAAGACCAAGGTCTCAATGAAGCACAAGGTGTTCCCTGCTATTGCCCTTATCGACGGAAAATACCTTATGACAGCTCCCCGAAAGATAATCGTCAATACCGCCGTGGACGCCCTTGCACATCTTATCGAGAGCGGTGCCAATAATATCAGAGATACATACTGCGATATGAGCATCTTTGCAGGCCTCAGAGAATGGGCAGAATGCCGTCCTTACATCGATGGGAATGAAGAGCTTGACGTAAATGCTGCTCAAAAGCTGATGAACGCCTCAACTCTTGCAGGTATTTCCATTGCTCAGACAGGTACCACTATCCCCCATGCCCTAAGCTATATGCTCACTTATGAAGCAGGTATCCCTCACGGCGCAGCTGTGGGAGCATTCCAGAGCAGATACCTGAAATATACGGATCTGAAAAGACAAGCCGCCATACTCGGCGCTCTTGGCTTCAGGAACACAGAGGAGCTGGGCGAATACATAGCGGAGCTTGCTCCTGTATACGTACCGCGTGAGCTTCTGGAAAGGTCAGCCAAGGCGGTCCTGAGCAATAAAGCAAAGATAGCACAGTGTCCGTATCCAATCGACGAAAGCGTTATGGAAGACATCATAAGCCTCTGA